One genomic window of Luteitalea pratensis includes the following:
- the rpsR gene encoding 30S ribosomal protein S18 codes for MDNPNQGDDRGGRGGRGGGGGARGERSGGGGGGRRGGFRRKRVCKFRTEKIDYVDYKDVRMLSQFVPERGKIQPRRLTGTSAKYQRKLQVAIKRARFLALLPYATD; via the coding sequence ATGGACAACCCGAATCAGGGCGATGATCGCGGCGGCCGCGGCGGCCGCGGCGGCGGTGGCGGGGCGCGCGGCGAACGCAGCGGCGGTGGTGGCGGTGGACGTCGCGGCGGGTTCCGTCGCAAGCGCGTCTGCAAGTTCCGCACGGAGAAGATCGACTACGTCGACTACAAGGACGTGCGGATGCTGTCGCAGTTCGTCCCCGAGCGCGGCAAGATCCAGCCGCGCCGCCTGACCGGCACCAGCGCGAAGTACCAGCGCAAGCTGCAGGTCGCCATCAAGCGGGCGCGCTTCCTGGCGTTGCTCCCGTACGCCACGGACTAG
- a CDS encoding B3/4 domain-containing protein — protein MILVVSPDVADIVVPGVIVRQGVTVHAHDARLDVPLAVAAESLRTAAGLEEATAATRAMYKRCGIDPTKTRPSSEALLRRVRKGDPLPRVNGLVDIINWCSAETQIAFGLYDLGRVHPPVMLRLGAPGEGYDGIRKDRVNVEGRLTLADAQGPFGNPTSDSARTMTTPETTDALVVLYVPAAMPRGNGERALALTRERLAAYAGGTEAAAHWR, from the coding sequence GTGATCCTGGTCGTCTCGCCCGACGTCGCCGACATCGTCGTGCCCGGAGTGATCGTGCGCCAGGGCGTCACCGTGCATGCGCACGACGCCCGCCTCGACGTGCCCCTTGCGGTCGCGGCCGAATCGTTGCGCACGGCGGCCGGGCTCGAGGAAGCCACGGCGGCGACGCGCGCGATGTACAAGCGCTGCGGCATCGATCCGACCAAGACGCGGCCGTCGAGCGAGGCCCTGCTTCGGCGCGTGCGCAAGGGCGATCCCCTGCCTCGCGTGAATGGCCTTGTCGACATTATCAACTGGTGCTCGGCCGAGACCCAGATCGCATTCGGCCTCTACGACCTCGGGCGCGTGCACCCGCCGGTCATGCTGCGGCTCGGCGCCCCGGGCGAGGGCTACGACGGCATCCGCAAGGACCGCGTCAACGTCGAGGGCCGATTGACACTCGCCGACGCCCAGGGTCCCTTCGGCAACCCGACCTCGGACTCGGCGCGGACGATGACGACGCCGGAGACGACCGATGCGCTGGTCGTGCTGTACGTGCCCGCGGCGATGCCGCGCGGGAACGGCGAACGCGCGCTGGCACTGACCCGCGAGCGGCTGGCCGCGTACGCCGGCGGCACGGAAGCCGCTGCACACTGGCGGTGA
- the alr gene encoding alanine racemase, with protein MRHTVARVDLDALRGNVRALRSLLEEGALASGRPVPAIIAVVKANAYGHGAASVGSALEASGVAMLACADVDEGVVLREAGIAAPILVFGALGISDLDGIFSHRLTPTISSPWAGRALADAAAARGTVLGCHVKIDTGMNRLGLRHDNLRRTLPAILAAPSLRVDALYTHFATADEPESELFGLQQQQFVAAREVAADLGLRTTHVHAANSAALLRDERVWFDAVRPGLLLYGIVPPPLMTTLQLEPALSLHSRIVAVKGVRDGEGAGYGQVFRAAGPRTLAVVPAGYADGVDWRLGNRGVVLVRGRRVPIVGRVSMDMLSIDVTGLDVSPGDEVVLLGRQGDQRIDVREVAATIGTIPWELLCRLGARIQREYCHRP; from the coding sequence GTGCGGCACACGGTGGCGCGCGTCGATCTCGACGCGCTGCGCGGCAACGTGCGGGCATTACGCAGCCTCCTCGAGGAGGGCGCGCTGGCGTCCGGTCGCCCGGTGCCCGCGATCATCGCGGTCGTCAAGGCCAACGCCTACGGACATGGCGCGGCGTCGGTGGGGTCGGCGCTCGAGGCGTCCGGCGTCGCGATGCTCGCCTGCGCCGACGTGGATGAGGGCGTCGTCCTGCGCGAGGCCGGCATCGCCGCACCGATCCTGGTGTTCGGCGCCCTGGGCATCTCCGATCTCGACGGCATCTTCTCGCATCGGCTGACGCCGACCATCTCTTCGCCGTGGGCGGGTCGCGCCCTCGCCGACGCCGCGGCCGCGCGCGGCACGGTGCTCGGCTGCCACGTCAAGATCGACACGGGTATGAATCGACTCGGGCTGCGCCACGACAACCTGCGTCGCACGCTTCCTGCGATCCTCGCGGCGCCGTCGCTGCGCGTCGACGCCCTCTACACGCATTTTGCCACGGCGGACGAGCCCGAGAGCGAGCTCTTCGGCCTGCAGCAGCAGCAGTTCGTCGCGGCACGCGAGGTCGCCGCCGACCTCGGCCTGCGGACGACGCATGTGCATGCGGCCAACAGCGCAGCGCTGCTGCGCGACGAGCGCGTCTGGTTCGATGCCGTGCGCCCCGGCCTGCTGCTCTACGGCATCGTGCCGCCTCCGCTCATGACGACGCTGCAACTCGAGCCGGCGCTCTCGCTGCACAGCCGCATCGTCGCGGTGAAGGGTGTCCGTGATGGGGAAGGCGCAGGTTACGGGCAGGTGTTCCGCGCCGCCGGTCCGCGGACACTCGCGGTGGTGCCGGCGGGATATGCCGATGGCGTCGACTGGCGGCTCGGTAACCGCGGCGTGGTGCTCGTGCGTGGACGGCGCGTGCCGATCGTCGGCCGCGTCTCGATGGACATGCTCTCGATCGACGTCACCGGCCTCGACGTCTCGCCGGGCGACGAGGTCGTGCTCCTCGGCCGCCAGGGTGACCAGCGCATCGACGTCCGCGAAGTCGCCGCAACGATCGGCACGATTCCGTGGGAGTTGCTGTGCCGATTGGGCGCCAGAATCCAGCGCGAATACTGCCACCGTCCGTAA
- the rplI gene encoding 50S ribosomal protein L9: MEVILKEHVEHLGERGDVVKVAPGYARNYLLPRKLALAVTAGNKKQIEHEKKAAAAKAAEERAVAQALATRFAQTEVSFTRRAGDNSQLFGSVTSADIAEALAAQGFEVDRRKIQLADPIKAVGEYAVPVRLHREVTAQVKVHVGAERAPSAPAPAQ; the protein is encoded by the coding sequence ATCGAAGTGATCCTGAAGGAACACGTCGAGCACCTCGGTGAGCGTGGCGACGTCGTGAAGGTGGCCCCGGGCTACGCGCGCAACTACCTGTTGCCGCGCAAGCTCGCCCTGGCAGTCACTGCCGGGAACAAGAAGCAGATCGAGCACGAGAAGAAGGCGGCGGCGGCCAAGGCGGCCGAGGAGCGCGCGGTGGCCCAGGCCCTCGCGACGCGCTTCGCGCAGACCGAGGTCTCGTTCACGCGTCGTGCCGGCGACAACAGCCAGCTGTTCGGGTCGGTCACGTCGGCCGATATCGCCGAGGCGCTGGCGGCTCAGGGGTTCGAGGTCGATCGCCGCAAGATCCAGCTGGCCGATCCGATCAAGGCCGTCGGCGAGTACGCCGTGCCGGTGCGGCTGCACCGCGAGGTGACCGCCCAGGTCAAGGTGCACGTCGGCGCCGAGCGCGCGCCCTCGGCACCGGCACCGGCACAGTAG
- the radA gene encoding DNA repair protein RadA translates to MRVPKTVFACTNCGAQSPKWLGRCPDCGAWNTFAEEAATPPLPAGGARPSLGGPGSKARLYADVDMQQAERISTGIGEFDRVLGGGLVPGSLVLLGGEPGIGKSTLLLQAAAEFAQRTGPVLYCSGEESEHQVKGRGERLGVGDAPLYLLAETCTERILDEVQRLKPALLIVDSIQTVYSTKLTSAPGTVGQIREAATQLLFAAKGQNLPTVLVGHVTKDGGLAGPKVLEHVVDTVLYFEGERHHTHRVIRAVKNRFGAVSELGVFEMTGSGLQAVPNPSALFLAERQLGAPGSAVLCCMEGSRPILLEMQALVSSSVYGSARRMTNGVDQQRLALLLAVLEKRAGLNLAGEDVFVNVAGGFTVDERAADLGIVAAVVSSVRNRPVRAGTAVFGEVGLAGEVRATGQALLRVREAAQMGFTRCVVPAGNVTPGDGASGCEVVGVRTVEETLDEVIGWD, encoded by the coding sequence ATGCGCGTTCCCAAGACCGTCTTCGCCTGCACCAACTGTGGTGCGCAATCGCCCAAGTGGCTCGGACGCTGCCCCGATTGCGGCGCATGGAACACGTTTGCCGAGGAAGCGGCGACGCCGCCGCTGCCCGCCGGTGGGGCGCGGCCGAGTCTCGGTGGTCCGGGCTCGAAGGCGCGGCTCTATGCCGATGTCGACATGCAGCAGGCCGAGCGCATCTCCACGGGCATCGGCGAGTTCGACCGCGTGCTCGGCGGCGGTCTCGTCCCCGGCAGCCTCGTGCTCCTCGGTGGCGAGCCTGGCATCGGCAAGAGCACGCTGTTGCTGCAGGCGGCGGCGGAGTTCGCGCAGCGGACCGGGCCGGTGCTGTACTGCTCGGGCGAGGAATCCGAGCACCAGGTGAAGGGCCGCGGCGAGCGCCTCGGCGTCGGCGACGCGCCGCTCTATCTTTTGGCAGAGACGTGCACCGAGCGCATCCTCGACGAAGTGCAGAGGCTCAAACCGGCGTTGCTGATCGTCGATTCGATCCAGACCGTGTACTCCACGAAGCTGACGTCGGCCCCGGGCACGGTCGGGCAGATCCGCGAGGCGGCCACGCAACTGCTCTTCGCCGCCAAGGGACAGAACCTGCCGACGGTGCTGGTCGGTCACGTCACCAAGGACGGCGGCCTGGCCGGTCCCAAGGTGCTCGAGCATGTGGTCGATACGGTGTTGTACTTCGAGGGAGAGCGCCACCACACGCACCGCGTGATCCGGGCGGTCAAGAACCGCTTCGGCGCGGTGAGCGAACTCGGCGTCTTCGAGATGACCGGCAGCGGCCTGCAGGCCGTGCCCAATCCGTCGGCCCTGTTCCTCGCCGAGCGTCAGCTCGGCGCTCCCGGATCCGCCGTCCTCTGTTGCATGGAGGGCTCGCGACCGATTCTTCTAGAGATGCAGGCCCTGGTGTCGAGCAGTGTCTACGGCAGCGCCCGGCGCATGACCAACGGCGTCGATCAGCAGCGGTTGGCGTTGCTGCTTGCCGTCCTCGAGAAGCGGGCGGGCCTGAACCTGGCCGGCGAGGACGTCTTCGTCAACGTCGCCGGCGGGTTCACGGTGGACGAGCGTGCGGCCGACCTCGGCATCGTGGCGGCGGTCGTCTCGAGCGTCCGGAACCGGCCGGTTCGCGCCGGGACGGCCGTTTTCGGGGAGGTCGGCCTCGCCGGGGAGGTCCGCGCCACGGGACAGGCGCTCCTCCGCGTCCGCGAAGCCGCCCAGATGGGGTTCACGCGCTGCGTCGTGCCTGCCGGCAACGTCACCCCAGGCGACGGGGCGAGCGGCTGTGAGGTGGTGGGGGTCCGGACCGTGGAAGAGACACTGGACGAGGTGATCGGTTGGGATTGA
- a CDS encoding four helix bundle protein, protein MRREIHERTFQLARSVATLRSDPALKSIVKDVILRQLARAAFSVASNLEESLAAHSKADFAAKVAISAKEGREMNFWLRLGTEAGVLTPDESMRLMPEAREVSVVISTIARRARMNPSVPIRDLRGANR, encoded by the coding sequence ATGCGTCGAGAGATTCACGAGCGAACGTTCCAACTCGCGCGGTCGGTGGCCACGCTCAGGTCGGACCCGGCTCTCAAGTCGATCGTGAAGGACGTCATCCTCAGGCAGTTGGCCCGCGCAGCGTTCTCGGTGGCCTCCAATCTTGAGGAGTCACTTGCGGCCCACTCCAAAGCTGATTTCGCAGCCAAGGTGGCGATCTCTGCCAAAGAGGGGCGCGAGATGAATTTCTGGCTCCGCCTCGGAACGGAGGCAGGAGTGCTGACCCCTGACGAAAGTATGCGCTTGATGCCAGAGGCCCGTGAGGTGTCTGTCGTGATCTCCACAATCGCTCGTCGCGCCCGAATGAATCCGTCGGTCCCCATCCGCGACCTGCGTGGCGCCAATCGTTGA
- the dnaB gene encoding replicative DNA helicase, giving the protein MNERTLPHNLDAERSVLGAILLRNDAINAAVEVLQPEDFYRDAHQLLLEHMIQLSERGAAIDLVTLAESLTRADALEKVGGPAYITRLVDGVPRTTNIEHYAQIVKEKATLRRLITEASKIASDAYDADRDASEILDEAERSIFSIADARIGEGFTPLSELVDSALDTVEKLQQFKSLVTGVPTGFYDLDHKTSGMQPSDLVIIAARPSMGKTSFVINLAQNAALEHGKTVGVFSLEMSKEQLFMRMLTSEARVDSQRLRQGMLLERDLPAIAQAAEKLSMAKIFIDDSASIGVLEMRAKARRLKAEHGLDMLVIDYVQLMQGRGRFENRQQELTSISRSLKGLAKELHVPVLILSQLSRAPDARADHRPQLSDLRESGALEQDADVVMFIYREDRYKGPEDQDTGEAEIIISKQRNGPVGTVKLAFISDYTRFENLERGGGGDY; this is encoded by the coding sequence ATGAACGAACGTACCCTGCCCCACAATCTCGACGCGGAGCGATCCGTGCTCGGTGCGATCCTGCTGCGCAACGACGCCATCAACGCGGCCGTCGAGGTGTTGCAGCCCGAGGACTTCTATCGGGACGCGCACCAGCTGCTGCTCGAGCACATGATCCAGTTGAGCGAGCGGGGCGCGGCGATCGATCTGGTCACGCTGGCCGAGTCGCTGACGCGTGCCGACGCGCTGGAGAAGGTCGGGGGACCGGCCTACATCACGCGGCTGGTCGATGGCGTGCCCCGCACGACCAACATCGAGCACTACGCGCAGATCGTCAAGGAGAAGGCGACGCTGCGCCGCCTCATCACCGAGGCCAGCAAGATCGCGTCGGACGCCTACGACGCGGACCGCGACGCCAGCGAGATCCTCGACGAGGCCGAACGGAGCATCTTCAGCATCGCCGACGCGCGCATCGGCGAGGGCTTCACGCCGCTGTCCGAGCTGGTCGACTCGGCGCTCGACACCGTCGAGAAGCTGCAGCAGTTCAAGAGCCTGGTGACCGGCGTACCGACCGGGTTCTACGACCTCGATCACAAGACGTCGGGCATGCAGCCGAGCGATCTCGTGATCATCGCGGCGCGGCCGTCGATGGGCAAGACGTCGTTCGTGATCAACCTGGCGCAGAACGCCGCGCTCGAACACGGCAAGACCGTTGGCGTCTTCAGCCTCGAGATGTCGAAGGAGCAGCTGTTCATGCGCATGCTCACGTCGGAGGCGCGGGTCGACTCGCAGCGCCTGCGGCAGGGCATGCTGCTCGAGCGCGATCTGCCCGCGATCGCGCAGGCCGCCGAGAAGCTCTCGATGGCGAAGATCTTCATCGACGACAGCGCCTCGATCGGCGTCCTCGAGATGCGCGCCAAGGCTCGGCGCCTCAAGGCCGAGCACGGGCTCGACATGCTCGTGATCGACTACGTCCAGCTGATGCAGGGACGCGGCCGCTTCGAGAACCGGCAGCAGGAGCTGACCAGCATCTCGCGGTCGCTCAAGGGGCTGGCCAAGGAACTGCACGTGCCGGTGCTGATCCTGTCGCAGCTCAGTCGTGCGCCCGATGCGCGCGCCGATCACCGGCCCCAGCTCTCGGACCTGCGTGAATCGGGCGCCCTCGAGCAGGACGCGGACGTCGTGATGTTCATCTACCGCGAGGATCGCTATAAGGGGCCCGAGGATCAGGACACAGGCGAGGCAGAAATCATCATCTCGAAGCAGCGCAACGGCCCGGTGGGCACGGTGAAACTCGCGTTCATCAGCGACTACACGCGCTTCGAGAACCTCGAACGCGGTGGCGGCGGCGACTACTGA
- a CDS encoding PIN/TRAM domain-containing protein → MTWFVFARVLFVAAVAYSASLVRPVHDLALINVLFGAGLAGLVVVFETQLRDTAVSSILGAVIGGTVGLTIAKTITTTLFWADSTDGRVAFLHTVTLLALTYLGLVLGGRKGEWLEPARLIGLFRATAPKKHFKILDTSVIIDGRIADICETGFLDGTLVIPQFVLKELQFVADSSDPMKRNRGRRGLDILQKVQKMTNLDVVISDVDFPDVKEVDLKLIELARSLEGKIVTNDFNLNKVAELRGVHVLNINELANSLKPVVLPGEYMKVFILKEGREYNQGVAYLDDGTMVVVDNGRKMISKNIDVVVTSVLQTTAGKMIFGRYIEPAGEAQRTPLEGEVTAETPTAPTSQTASFRRPRAVQQT, encoded by the coding sequence ATGACCTGGTTCGTCTTTGCCCGCGTGCTCTTCGTGGCAGCGGTCGCGTATTCGGCCTCGCTGGTCAGGCCGGTCCACGATCTGGCGCTGATCAACGTCCTGTTCGGGGCGGGACTGGCGGGCCTCGTCGTCGTCTTCGAGACGCAGCTGCGTGATACCGCCGTCTCGTCGATCCTCGGCGCCGTCATCGGCGGGACCGTCGGCCTCACCATCGCCAAGACGATCACCACGACCCTCTTCTGGGCCGACAGCACCGACGGTCGTGTCGCCTTCCTGCATACGGTCACGCTGCTCGCGCTCACGTACCTCGGGCTCGTCCTTGGTGGCCGCAAGGGCGAATGGCTGGAGCCCGCGCGCCTGATCGGCCTGTTCCGCGCCACGGCACCGAAGAAGCATTTCAAGATCCTGGACACGAGCGTCATCATCGACGGCCGCATCGCCGACATCTGCGAGACCGGTTTTCTGGATGGCACGCTGGTGATTCCACAGTTCGTGCTGAAGGAATTGCAATTTGTCGCCGACTCGTCGGATCCGATGAAGCGCAATCGCGGCCGCCGCGGCCTCGACATCCTCCAGAAGGTCCAGAAGATGACCAACCTGGACGTGGTCATCTCCGATGTCGACTTCCCCGACGTCAAGGAAGTCGACCTCAAGCTGATCGAACTTGCCCGCTCGCTCGAGGGCAAGATCGTCACCAACGACTTCAACCTGAACAAGGTCGCCGAACTGCGCGGCGTGCACGTGCTCAACATCAACGAGCTCGCCAACTCGCTCAAGCCCGTGGTGCTGCCCGGCGAGTACATGAAGGTGTTCATCCTCAAGGAAGGCCGCGAGTACAACCAGGGCGTCGCGTACCTGGACGACGGCACCATGGTGGTGGTGGACAACGGCCGCAAGATGATCAGCAAGAACATCGATGTCGTGGTCACGAGCGTGCTGCAGACCACCGCCGGCAAGATGATCTTCGGCCGCTACATCGAACCGGCAGGCGAGGCCCAGCGCACTCCGCTCGAGGGCGAGGTCACCGCCGAGACGCCGACCGCGCCGACCAGCCAGACGGCCTCGTTTCGGCGCCCGCGCGCCGTCCAGCAGACCTGA
- a CDS encoding lysophospholipid acyltransferase family protein, with translation MAVPPFHWWRTVFFLIPAIALYTIVLGTLSLLSVLVDRQGHLAHRCARAWAWLILKTTRVSVDVEGLDDLPRDQPYLFLANHQSIYDIPVLFWHLPYQVRILAKASLGKVPFLGWHLRRSGHVLVDRSNPGNSTMVQIKELMRQKASILVFPEGTRSADGSVARFRGGIVMLAIEAGLPIVPVSVEGTRHVMLKGRLMTCPGHVRVRVLPPISTVAYEARKARELAGVIERQVRAGVEDLQVAST, from the coding sequence ATGGCAGTACCCCCGTTTCACTGGTGGCGGACGGTCTTCTTTCTCATCCCCGCCATCGCCCTGTACACCATCGTCCTCGGGACGTTATCGCTGCTGTCCGTGCTGGTCGACCGACAGGGTCACCTCGCACACCGCTGTGCGCGCGCGTGGGCCTGGCTGATCCTGAAGACGACACGAGTGTCGGTCGACGTCGAGGGCCTCGACGACCTGCCGCGTGACCAGCCGTACCTGTTCCTCGCGAATCACCAGAGCATCTACGACATCCCGGTGCTGTTCTGGCACCTGCCGTACCAGGTCCGCATCCTCGCCAAGGCCTCGCTCGGCAAGGTGCCGTTCCTCGGCTGGCACCTGCGCCGCAGCGGCCATGTCCTCGTCGACCGCAGCAATCCGGGCAACTCGACGATGGTGCAGATCAAGGAATTGATGCGACAGAAGGCGTCGATCCTGGTGTTCCCGGAAGGCACGCGCAGCGCCGACGGCAGCGTCGCCAGGTTCCGGGGCGGCATCGTGATGCTGGCCATCGAGGCGGGCCTGCCGATCGTGCCGGTGTCGGTGGAAGGGACGCGACACGTGATGCTGAAGGGGCGCCTCATGACGTGTCCCGGCCACGTCCGCGTGCGGGTGCTGCCACCGATCTCCACGGTTGCCTACGAGGCGCGGAAGGCGCGTGAACTCGCCGGCGTGATCGAGCGGCAAGTCCGTGCCGGTGTGGAGGACCTGCAGGTGGCGTCGACGTGA